From the Bacillales bacterium genome, the window AGGGCTTTTTTCGTCGTCACGCCCGTATGCACCAGCAGCGTATCGAGACCCGCGCGCATTCCTGCCAAAATGTCCGTATCATAGTTGTCGCCGACCATCAATGTCCGTGTCCTGTCGGTTCCCATCACTTCCAGCGCGTGTTCAATGATAGCCGGTTCCGGTTTGCCGACGTAGGTCGCTTTCCTCCCGCTTGCCGTTTCGAGCAGGACGGTCAACGATCCATTGCCCGGCACAAGTCCGCGCTCGGACGGAAAGGCGACATCCGGATTCGTCGAGTAAAAATCCGCTCCGCGTTGCAACTCAAGACAGGCTCCGGCAAGTTTGTCGTACGTGATCTCCCGGTCAATGCCGACAACAACCACATCGGCTTTTTCGTTCACTAAACGAAACTTGTGTTCCCGCAACGCTTCTTTTACGCCTGCTTCACCGATCACGTATACCGACTCGTGACGCTTTTCTTCCGCCAACGTGCGAGCGGTCGCCATCGCCGACGTCATCACTTGCCGCGGTTCCGTCGGCAAGCCGAGCCGGTTCAGTTTCTCGGCCGCTTGCTCCGGCAACAGCGATGAATTGTTCGTCACGTACATGTAAGGAATGCCGCCGTTTCGCAATCCTTCCACGAACGCTGCTGCTTCCTCGATCCTTTCGTTGCCGCGATAAATGGTGCCGTCCAAATCGAGCAAATACCCGTCGTATCGTTTCATGAGCCTTCCTTCACTCCCCGGTTCCTTGTTCACGAGGCAAAAACGCAGAAACCGGTCCGAGTTCTTCCGTCAAATAGCGACGAACTTGTTCCGGGAATCGTCCCAAAGCTTCGCGGCTTTGTTGAATCGT encodes:
- a CDS encoding TIGR01457 family HAD-type hydrolase, whose protein sequence is MKRYDGYLLDLDGTIYRGNERIEEAAAFVEGLRNGGIPYMYVTNNSSLLPEQAAEKLNRLGLPTEPRQVMTSAMATARTLAEEKRHESVYVIGEAGVKEALREHKFRLVNEKADVVVVGIDREITYDKLAGACLELQRGADFYSTNPDVAFPSERGLVPGNGSLTVLLETASGRKATYVGKPEPAIIEHALEVMGTDRTRTLMVGDNYDTDILAGMRAGLDTLLVHTGVTTKKALARYEKMPTYTADSLEQWMPSP